The following are encoded in a window of Paraburkholderia sp. HP33-1 genomic DNA:
- a CDS encoding CaiB/BaiF CoA transferase family protein — protein sequence MQGLRVLDLTRLLPGPVAALRLAELGADVLKIEAPGVGDPTRTMMQSSSDRVAGRPGAFYRMVNRGKRETRLDLKSDAGRHVLRALAAEADVLIESFRPGVMERLGLDYATLSAANPRLVYCAISGYGASGPFADHAGHDLNYIGYAGVLDQLASRDGAPILPNFQIADLLGGALSAVTQILAALWHVARGGAGRFVDVSMTHTSYAHNFVAQVSLINEGKAPAAGNGLLNGGVPCYNLYRTSDQRWLAVGALELKFWETLCMALDRPEWATRHWSLGQAISGPDALSLIQELADVIATRTLGEWMALLESLDCCVSPVLTPAEAAQHPLFNPHAYAAMAASAAEAEDDSEGA from the coding sequence TTGCAAGGACTGCGGGTGCTCGACCTTACGCGCCTGCTGCCGGGTCCGGTGGCAGCGCTGCGCCTCGCCGAGCTCGGCGCCGATGTGCTGAAGATCGAAGCGCCCGGCGTGGGCGACCCGACGCGCACGATGATGCAGTCGTCGAGCGATCGCGTCGCGGGGCGGCCCGGCGCGTTCTACCGGATGGTCAATCGCGGCAAGCGCGAGACGCGCCTCGACCTCAAATCCGATGCGGGACGCCACGTGCTGCGCGCGCTGGCGGCGGAAGCCGACGTGCTGATCGAGAGCTTCCGGCCCGGCGTGATGGAGCGGCTCGGCCTCGATTACGCGACACTCAGCGCAGCCAATCCGCGCCTCGTCTATTGCGCGATCAGCGGATATGGCGCGAGCGGTCCGTTCGCGGATCATGCGGGCCACGATCTGAACTACATCGGCTATGCGGGCGTGCTCGATCAACTGGCGAGCCGCGACGGCGCGCCGATCCTGCCGAACTTCCAGATCGCCGATCTGCTCGGCGGCGCATTGAGCGCGGTCACGCAGATTCTCGCTGCGCTCTGGCACGTCGCGCGTGGCGGCGCAGGCCGCTTCGTCGATGTGTCGATGACGCACACGAGCTATGCGCACAATTTCGTCGCACAAGTCTCGCTGATCAACGAAGGGAAAGCGCCCGCCGCGGGCAACGGTCTGCTGAACGGCGGCGTGCCCTGCTACAACCTGTATCGCACGAGCGATCAGCGCTGGCTCGCGGTCGGCGCGCTCGAACTAAAGTTCTGGGAAACGTTGTGCATGGCGCTCGATCGGCCCGAATGGGCGACGCGTCACTGGAGCCTCGGTCAGGCGATCAGTGGTCCCGATGCGTTGTCGCTCATTCAGGAACTCGCCGATGTGATTGCGACGCGCACGCTCGGCGAATGGATGGCGTTGCTGGAGTCGCTCGACTGCTGCGTGTCGCCGGTGCTGACGCCGGCTGAAGCGGCTCAACATCCGCTGTTCAATCCGCACGCGTATGCGGCGATGGCCGCGAGCGCCGCCGAAGCGGAGGACGACAGCGAAGGGGCCTAA
- a CDS encoding DUF2866 domain-containing protein encodes MKQSNETAAEHHIHVRGCRVSAPIHQPWGGACRIVEWIDTAGQISRRVVAEDVTAAEVRATISRHVEGRKHLLYDDEKSPRQTLPRQTVTRR; translated from the coding sequence TTGAAACAGTCAAATGAAACCGCCGCCGAGCATCACATCCACGTGCGCGGGTGCCGGGTCTCCGCACCGATTCATCAGCCGTGGGGCGGCGCTTGCCGGATCGTCGAGTGGATCGACACTGCGGGGCAGATCTCGCGGCGGGTGGTGGCCGAAGACGTGACGGCCGCCGAAGTGCGCGCCACGATCAGCCGTCATGTGGAAGGCCGCAAACACCTGCTGTACGACGACGAGAAATCGCCACGTCAAACGCTGCCGAGGCAGACGGTGACGCGGCGTTGA
- the radA gene encoding DNA repair protein RadA, protein MAKPKTLYICGECGGQSPKWSGQCPSCQAWNTLVESVAEAPSTHRFQSLAKSTPVRRLADIEASDVPRFSTGVSEFDRVLGGGLVPGGVVLIGGDPGIGKSTLLLQSLAEIAADKRALYISGEESGAQIALRAQRLALLEPGSKASELQLLAEIQLEKIQATIAEQRPEVAVIDSIQTVYSDALTSAPGSVAQVRECAAQLTRIAKQSGTTIIMVGHVTKEGALAGPRVLEHIVDTVLYFEGDTHSSFRLVRAIKNRFGAVNELGVFAMTERGLRGVANPSALFLSQHEQSVPGSCVLVTQEGTRPLLVEVQALVDAANAPNPRRLAVGLEQNRLAMLLAVLHRHAGIACFDQDVFLNAVGGVKISEPAADLSVLLAIHSSMRNKPLPKGLVVFGEVGLAGEIRPSPRGQERLKEAAKLGFSVAVIPKANVPKQPIEGLQVVAVERIEQAIDRVRTLE, encoded by the coding sequence GTGGCGAAACCGAAGACGTTGTACATCTGCGGCGAATGCGGCGGGCAGTCGCCGAAGTGGTCCGGGCAATGCCCGTCCTGTCAGGCGTGGAACACACTGGTCGAATCGGTCGCCGAGGCGCCGTCCACGCACCGTTTCCAGTCGCTCGCGAAGAGCACGCCGGTGCGGCGCCTCGCCGACATCGAAGCATCGGACGTGCCGCGCTTTTCCACCGGCGTCAGCGAATTCGATCGCGTGCTCGGCGGTGGTCTCGTGCCGGGTGGCGTGGTGCTGATCGGCGGCGATCCGGGCATCGGTAAATCGACGCTGCTGCTGCAGTCGCTCGCGGAAATCGCCGCGGACAAACGCGCGCTCTATATCAGCGGCGAAGAATCGGGCGCGCAGATCGCGTTGCGTGCGCAACGGCTGGCGCTGCTCGAACCCGGCTCGAAGGCGAGCGAGCTGCAATTGCTGGCGGAAATCCAGCTCGAAAAAATTCAGGCGACGATCGCCGAGCAACGGCCCGAGGTCGCCGTGATCGATTCGATCCAGACTGTCTATTCGGATGCTTTGACATCCGCACCGGGCTCGGTCGCGCAGGTGCGCGAGTGCGCGGCGCAACTCACGCGCATCGCCAAGCAGTCGGGCACGACGATCATCATGGTCGGCCACGTGACGAAAGAGGGCGCGCTCGCGGGCCCGCGCGTACTCGAACATATCGTCGATACGGTGCTGTATTTCGAGGGCGATACGCACTCGTCGTTTCGCCTCGTGCGCGCGATCAAGAACCGCTTCGGCGCGGTCAACGAACTGGGCGTGTTCGCGATGACCGAGCGCGGCCTGCGCGGCGTCGCGAATCCGTCTGCGTTGTTCCTGTCGCAGCACGAGCAGTCGGTGCCGGGCTCATGCGTGCTCGTCACGCAGGAGGGCACGCGGCCACTGCTCGTCGAAGTGCAGGCGCTCGTCGATGCGGCCAATGCGCCGAATCCGCGACGCCTCGCAGTCGGCCTCGAACAGAACCGGCTCGCGATGCTGCTCGCGGTGCTGCATCGGCATGCGGGCATCGCCTGTTTCGATCAGGACGTGTTCCTGAACGCGGTGGGCGGCGTGAAGATCTCCGAGCCCGCCGCCGACCTCTCCGTGCTGCTCGCGATTCATTCGTCGATGCGCAACAAGCCGCTGCCGAAGGGATTGGTCGTGTTCGGCGAAGTGGGTCTTGCCGGCGAGATCCGGCCGTCGCCGCGTGGCCAGGAGCGGCTTAAGGAGGCGGCCAAGCTGGGCTTCTCGGTCGCGGTGATTCCGAAGGCCAATGTACCGAAACAGCCCATCGAAGGCTTACAGGTCGTTGCGGTCGAGCGCATCGAACAGGCCATCGATCGCGTCCGCACGCTCGAATAG
- the alr gene encoding alanine racemase, whose product MPRPLSATIHTAALANNLAVARRYAPKSKIWAVVKANAYGHGLARAFPGLRATDGFGLLDLEEAVKLRELGWAGPILLLEGFFRPTDIDVIDRYSLTTALHSDEQLRMLEMARLSKPVNIQLKMNTGMNRLGYTVEKFRAAWERARACQGVGQITLMTHFSDADGERGVAHQLEAFERGAQGIAGARSLSNSAATLWHPEAHFDWVRPGIMLYGASPSGVTAAIEDTGLQPAMTLASELIAVQTLSEGSSVGYGSTFTARGPMRIGVVACGYADGYPRVAPEGTPVIVDGVRTRIVGRVSMDMLTVDLTPVPTANVGSRVELWGTALPIDDVAQICGTIGYELMCAVAPRVPVRAE is encoded by the coding sequence ATGCCGCGCCCCCTTTCCGCCACGATTCATACCGCCGCTCTCGCCAATAACCTTGCTGTCGCGCGGCGCTATGCGCCGAAATCGAAGATCTGGGCCGTTGTCAAGGCCAATGCATATGGGCATGGCCTCGCGCGCGCGTTCCCGGGTTTGCGCGCGACCGACGGCTTTGGATTGCTGGACCTCGAAGAAGCGGTGAAGTTGCGTGAATTGGGCTGGGCGGGCCCGATTCTTCTGCTGGAGGGTTTTTTTCGCCCGACCGATATCGACGTGATCGACCGCTACAGTTTGACCACGGCGCTGCATTCGGATGAGCAACTGCGCATGCTCGAAATGGCGCGTCTGTCGAAACCGGTCAACATCCAGTTGAAGATGAACACCGGCATGAACCGGCTCGGCTACACGGTCGAAAAATTCCGCGCTGCGTGGGAGCGTGCGCGCGCCTGCCAGGGCGTCGGCCAGATTACGTTGATGACGCATTTTTCCGATGCCGATGGCGAACGCGGCGTCGCGCATCAGTTGGAAGCGTTCGAACGCGGCGCGCAGGGCATCGCCGGTGCGCGCAGTCTCTCGAATTCGGCCGCGACGCTGTGGCATCCGGAGGCGCATTTCGACTGGGTGCGCCCGGGCATTATGCTGTATGGCGCGTCGCCGTCCGGCGTGACGGCCGCGATCGAAGACACGGGCCTGCAGCCCGCGATGACACTCGCGTCGGAACTGATCGCCGTGCAAACGCTCAGCGAAGGCAGCTCGGTGGGCTACGGTTCGACGTTCACCGCGCGCGGGCCGATGCGCATCGGCGTGGTGGCATGCGGTTACGCGGACGGCTATCCGCGCGTCGCGCCGGAAGGTACGCCGGTGATCGTCGATGGCGTGCGCACGCGGATCGTGGGCCGCGTGTCGATGGACATGCTGACCGTCGACCTGACGCCGGTGCCGACCGCCAACGTCGGCTCGCGCGTCGAATTGTGGGGCACCGCGCTGCCCATCGACGACGTCGCGCAGATCTGCGGCACGATCGGCTACGAGCTGATGTGCGCGGTCGCGCCGCGTGTGCCGGTTCGCGCGGAGTAA
- the lplT gene encoding lysophospholipid transporter LplT, which yields MKKGFYTIMAAQFFSSLADNALLIAAIALLKDLHAPNWMTPLLKLFFVLSYVVLAAFVGAFADSRPKGRVMFITNTIKVVGCVTMLSGAHPLIAYGIVGFGAAAYSPAKYGILTELLPPDRLVAANGWIEGTTVGSIILGTVLGGALISPHIAAPILRWHVPTVNTPAEAAMLVIMGIYVIAALFNLRIPDTGARYPRQEHGPIRLITDFADCFLVLWRDKLGQISLAVTTLFWGAGATLQFIVLKWAEVSLNMSLSEAAILQAVVAVGVAGGAIFAASRVPLKKSLSVLPVGIMMGISVMLMAFYTRDLFPPHWGVHFGRMYVPGYLIFAYIFLMFVGGLSGFFVVPMNALLQHRGHVLLSAGHSIAVQNFNENLSVLVMLCLYAVLVWLDVPVTVVIVLFGTFVCVMMWLVMRRHQANQRAFDSVALIGEAKH from the coding sequence ATGAAAAAAGGTTTTTACACCATCATGGCCGCGCAGTTTTTTTCGTCGCTGGCCGACAATGCGCTTCTGATCGCTGCTATCGCACTGCTGAAAGATCTTCACGCTCCGAACTGGATGACGCCGCTGCTCAAGCTGTTTTTTGTGCTGTCGTACGTCGTTCTTGCCGCCTTCGTCGGAGCATTCGCCGACTCCCGTCCGAAAGGACGCGTGATGTTCATCACCAACACGATCAAGGTGGTCGGTTGCGTGACGATGTTGAGCGGTGCGCATCCACTGATTGCGTACGGCATCGTCGGCTTCGGCGCGGCGGCGTACTCGCCCGCCAAATACGGCATTCTCACCGAACTGTTACCACCTGACCGGCTCGTCGCCGCGAACGGCTGGATCGAAGGCACCACCGTCGGCTCGATCATTCTCGGCACGGTGCTCGGCGGCGCGTTGATCAGCCCGCATATCGCCGCGCCGATTCTCAGATGGCATGTCCCCACCGTGAACACGCCCGCGGAAGCCGCGATGCTCGTGATCATGGGCATTTACGTGATCGCCGCGCTGTTCAATCTGCGCATTCCCGATACCGGCGCGCGCTATCCGAGACAGGAGCACGGGCCGATCCGCCTGATCACCGATTTCGCCGACTGCTTCCTCGTGCTGTGGCGCGACAAGCTCGGGCAGATTTCGCTCGCCGTGACGACGCTGTTCTGGGGCGCGGGCGCAACGTTGCAATTCATCGTGCTCAAGTGGGCCGAGGTGTCGCTGAACATGTCGCTGTCCGAGGCGGCGATCCTGCAGGCGGTGGTCGCGGTCGGCGTCGCGGGCGGCGCGATTTTCGCGGCCTCGCGCGTGCCGTTGAAGAAGTCTCTGTCGGTATTGCCGGTCGGCATCATGATGGGCATCTCCGTGATGCTGATGGCGTTCTACACGCGCGATCTGTTTCCCCCACACTGGGGCGTCCATTTCGGCCGCATGTACGTGCCGGGCTATCTGATCTTCGCGTATATCTTCCTGATGTTCGTGGGCGGCCTGTCGGGCTTTTTCGTCGTGCCGATGAATGCGCTGCTGCAGCATCGCGGGCATGTGCTGCTGTCGGCGGGCCATTCGATCGCCGTGCAGAACTTCAACGAGAATCTGTCCGTGCTCGTGATGCTGTGCCTGTATGCGGTGCTCGTGTGGCTCGACGTGCCGGTCACCGTGGTGATCGTGCTATTCGGTACCTTCGTGTGCGTGATGATGTGGCTCGTGATGCGGCGCCATCAGGCGAACCAGCGCGCGTTCGACTCGGTCGCGCTGATCGGCGAAGCCAAGCACTGA